In Anguilla rostrata isolate EN2019 chromosome 1, ASM1855537v3, whole genome shotgun sequence, a genomic segment contains:
- the rps19 gene encoding 40S ribosomal protein S19, translated as MPGVTVKDVNQQEFVLALAAFLKKSGKLKVPDWVDTVKLAKHKELAPCDENWFYTRAASTVRHLYLRGGVGVGSMTKIYGGRQRNGVCPAHFSRGSKNVARKVLQALEGLKMVEKDPNGGRRLTPQGHRDLDRIAGQVAAANKKP; from the exons ATGCCTGGTGTCACAGTGAAAGACGTCAACCAGCAGGAGTTTGTCCTTGCCCTGGCGGCATTTCTCAAGAA GTCAGGGAAGCTAAAGGTGCCAGATTGGGTGGACACAGTGAAGCTGGCCAAGCACAAGGAGCTGGCCCCCTGTGACGAAAACTGGTTCTACACAAGAGCGG cctccACGGTGCGTCACCTGTACCTGCGCGGGGGCGTGGGAGTGGGCTCCATGACCAAGATCTACGGCGGTCGTCAGAGGAACGGCgtctgccccgcccacttcaGCCGGGGATCCAAGAACGTGGCGCGCAAGGTCCTGCAGGCCCTGGAAGGGCTCAAGATGGTGGAGAAGGACCCCAACGG CGGTCGCAGGCTGACTCCCCAGGGCCACAGGGACCTGGATCGGATCGCTGGCCAG GTTGCAGCTGCGAACAAGAAGCCTTGA
- the LOC135234769 gene encoding adenosine receptor A1-like isoform X1 has translation MSSALSSLLWLSGPAMQHIWLYTVCQCVLYMSVIWVSVRMCVGRGQRSRGAGCGSVSDCLRICLGWAGAVGSAAAIPVSVLLNLRSPRCLYTCLTLVCCPLLVRQFTVCLLLLLTLDSHLQDRLGERYALLVSRRRALLVVLLSWVGSVLTAFAQFISWNVLDTWGQSPGGGTAGLGLGEAAGANWTTPSPPPRYPGPQDRSVIGQHLPYGGFLSKFYVKDLRNFTYAEIHGTHWGVCALDTVLSPQFLVYVYGVTAFLFPLLVLLALYLDLLCVAPKLAPGGLSPAPKGRQVARSRSLALSLSLLVLLCLPLHASNALLLFSPGTLQPPWVPALAYFLFQLYGLVPPLLHTPSLRQDRAQHTPRPLPPSSPLSVSPGKHFGVTLCSDVRPCGICCPPRGKRKVKVYPQV, from the exons ATGTCTTCTGCCTTGTCCTCCCTTCTTTGGCTGTCTGGCCCAGCCATGCAGCATATCTGGCTGTAcacagtgtgtcagtgcgtgcTGTACATGTCTGTGATTTGGGtgagtgtgaggatgtgtgtgggtAGGGGCCAGCGCAGCAGGGGTGCGGGCTGTGGCAGTGTCTCGGACTGCCTGAGGATCTGCCTGGGCTGGGCGGGGGCAGTGGGGAGCGCGGCGGCCATCCCGGTCTCAGTGCTGCTGAACCTGAGAAGCCCCCGGTGCCTGTACACCTGCCTCACCCTGgtgtgctgccccctgctggtcaggcAGTTCACCGTgtgcttgctgctgctgctcaccctCGACTCACACCTCCAGGACAGACTGGGAGAGAG GTATGCTTTGTTGGTGAGCCGTCGCCGGGCCCTCCTGGTGGTCCTGCTCAGCTGGGTGGGCTCCGTCCTCACCGCCTTCGCTCAGTTCATCAGCTGGAATGTTCTGGACACCTGGGGCCAGTCCCCGGGAGGCGGCACggctgggctggggctgggtgAGGCAGCGGGCGCCAACTGgaccaccccttcccccccgcccagGTACCCCGGCCCCCAGGACCGCTCCGTCATCGGGCAGCACCTCCCCTACGGCGGCTTCCTGTCCAAGTTCTACGTGAAGGACCTGCGCAACTTCACCTACGCCGAAATCCACGGGACCCACTGGGGGGTGTGCGCCCTGGACACCGTGCTCAGCCCCCAGTTCCTGGTCTACGTCTACGGCGTCACGGCGTTCCTCTTCCCCCTGCTGGTCCTGCTCGCGCTCTACCTGGACCTGCTTTGCGTGGCGCCCAAGCTGGCCCCTGGCGGCCTGTCCCCGGCCCCCAAGGGCCGCCAAGTGGCACGGTCCCGCTCCCtggcgctctccctctccctcctggtgctcctctgcctccccctccaCGCCTCCAACGCCCTCCTGCTCTTCTCCCCGGGgaccctgcagcccccctgGGTCCCCGCCCTCGCCTACTTCCTCTTCCAGCTCTACGGCCtggttcctcctctcctccacacccCTTCCCTCCGCCAGGACCGTGCTCAGCACACGCCCCGGCCCCtgcctccctcttcccctctgtctgtTTCCCCGGGGAAGCATTTCGGCGTAACGCTGTGCTCAGACGTGCGGCCCTGCGGCATCTGTTGCCCTCCCCGGGGTAAACGCAAAGTGAAAGTATACCCCCAGGTTTAA
- the LOC135234769 gene encoding adenosine receptor A1-like isoform X2, which translates to MQHIWLYTVCQCVLYMSVIWVSVRMCVGRGQRSRGAGCGSVSDCLRICLGWAGAVGSAAAIPVSVLLNLRSPRCLYTCLTLVCCPLLVRQFTVCLLLLLTLDSHLQDRLGERYALLVSRRRALLVVLLSWVGSVLTAFAQFISWNVLDTWGQSPGGGTAGLGLGEAAGANWTTPSPPPRYPGPQDRSVIGQHLPYGGFLSKFYVKDLRNFTYAEIHGTHWGVCALDTVLSPQFLVYVYGVTAFLFPLLVLLALYLDLLCVAPKLAPGGLSPAPKGRQVARSRSLALSLSLLVLLCLPLHASNALLLFSPGTLQPPWVPALAYFLFQLYGLVPPLLHTPSLRQDRAQHTPRPLPPSSPLSVSPGKHFGVTLCSDVRPCGICCPPRGKRKVKVYPQV; encoded by the exons ATGCAGCATATCTGGCTGTAcacagtgtgtcagtgcgtgcTGTACATGTCTGTGATTTGGGtgagtgtgaggatgtgtgtgggtAGGGGCCAGCGCAGCAGGGGTGCGGGCTGTGGCAGTGTCTCGGACTGCCTGAGGATCTGCCTGGGCTGGGCGGGGGCAGTGGGGAGCGCGGCGGCCATCCCGGTCTCAGTGCTGCTGAACCTGAGAAGCCCCCGGTGCCTGTACACCTGCCTCACCCTGgtgtgctgccccctgctggtcaggcAGTTCACCGTgtgcttgctgctgctgctcaccctCGACTCACACCTCCAGGACAGACTGGGAGAGAG GTATGCTTTGTTGGTGAGCCGTCGCCGGGCCCTCCTGGTGGTCCTGCTCAGCTGGGTGGGCTCCGTCCTCACCGCCTTCGCTCAGTTCATCAGCTGGAATGTTCTGGACACCTGGGGCCAGTCCCCGGGAGGCGGCACggctgggctggggctgggtgAGGCAGCGGGCGCCAACTGgaccaccccttcccccccgcccagGTACCCCGGCCCCCAGGACCGCTCCGTCATCGGGCAGCACCTCCCCTACGGCGGCTTCCTGTCCAAGTTCTACGTGAAGGACCTGCGCAACTTCACCTACGCCGAAATCCACGGGACCCACTGGGGGGTGTGCGCCCTGGACACCGTGCTCAGCCCCCAGTTCCTGGTCTACGTCTACGGCGTCACGGCGTTCCTCTTCCCCCTGCTGGTCCTGCTCGCGCTCTACCTGGACCTGCTTTGCGTGGCGCCCAAGCTGGCCCCTGGCGGCCTGTCCCCGGCCCCCAAGGGCCGCCAAGTGGCACGGTCCCGCTCCCtggcgctctccctctccctcctggtgctcctctgcctccccctccaCGCCTCCAACGCCCTCCTGCTCTTCTCCCCGGGgaccctgcagcccccctgGGTCCCCGCCCTCGCCTACTTCCTCTTCCAGCTCTACGGCCtggttcctcctctcctccacacccCTTCCCTCCGCCAGGACCGTGCTCAGCACACGCCCCGGCCCCtgcctccctcttcccctctgtctgtTTCCCCGGGGAAGCATTTCGGCGTAACGCTGTGCTCAGACGTGCGGCCCTGCGGCATCTGTTGCCCTCCCCGGGGTAAACGCAAAGTGAAAGTATACCCCCAGGTTTAA